GAGCACCCGTACGCGCGGTCAACTGGATTGGCGGACCCCGACTGGGGCTGCGCCAGACCTATCTCTCGCATCTGGAGAGGTGCGGCATGGTCCATGCCGTGGCCGGCCAGATGTGCGGGGTGCTTCCGACGACTCGCTACCAAGCGACGGACACGGAGATCAGCCGGGAGATCAAGTCCCGGCTGGACAGCGCGATCCGCACCGGCGTACCGCCGGACCCGCGGACCGCGGCGCTCGCCGCGCTGGCCCATGCGGTCGGTCTCGGCAAGCACCTGTATCCGGGCAACGAGGGACGCTCGTCCCGCTCCCGGCTACGGGACCTGATCAGGCATGACCCCATGGGCGGCCTCGTGGCCCACGCGGTCATGGACGTTCAGAACGGTGTGGGTGCACAGCCACGCCGCAACCCGGCACCGGCAGGCCGCCCGGCCACCGCCGGAGTCAGGTCCGCACCGGAACCCGCCCGCGGTGTTCCGATGCAACCGCGCCACGGTTCCATGGCGCGCGCCGTGGTCCACTGAGCCGCAGTCCCACGGCGCCACCAGGCACCGTACGCACCACCACGCACAACAGCACCGCCACGCACCACAAAGAGCACCGCCACGCACCGCCTGCACGACCTCAGCGCCGCACCGCAGTCCCCAAGACCCGGTTCGGGAGCCGCTGGCTCGCGCGGGGCGGTGGGGCCGTACGTCCGGACGACGACACGGCCCCACCGCCCCGCGCGGCCGCATTTCACGGGTGCCGCGCATATGCGGACGGTACGAGTGAAGGCGACGTACACGTACGCGATCCGCGTAATATCCACGCCAGATCTCCGAACCGGCGTGTACCCAGCGCATATCCGGTGTTTTGCAGCGGTAGGACGCACCTTGGTGGCAGTCTGCTCAACAGCAGATACGCAAAGTAGAGGCCCGCAGCCGGAGGTGCACGTCCCGTGGCGTCAAGTGTCAATCCCACCGTCCGGCGGCGCCGGCTGGGCCAGGAGCTGCGTCGGCTCCGCGAGCTCAAGGGCATGACGGCCGAAGAGGTCGCCGAGCGGCTGCTGGTCTCGCAGTCGAAGATCAGTCGGCTGGAGAACGGACGGCGCAGTATCAGCCAGCGTGACGTCCGCGATCTGTGCGGGGTCTACGAGGTCGAGGACCACCGGATCGTCGATTCGCTGATGCAGATGGCCAAGGACTCGCGCCAGCAGGGCTGGTGGCACTCCTTCGGCGACATCCCGTACAGCGTCTACATCGGGCTGGAAACCGACGCCGCGTCACTTCGCGTCTACGATCCCCAGGTCGTCCCCGGTCTCCTGCAGACCCGGCCGTACGCCGAGGCTCTGATCGCGGGCGCGCTGCCGGAGACCGCTTCCGCCGACATCGACAAGCGCGTCCAGGTCCGGCTGCGCCGACAGGAACGTATCTCCGCGCCGGAGAACCCGCTCCGGCTGTGGACCGTCCTCGACGAGGCCGCGCTGCGCCGCGTCGTCGGCAACCGCTCCCTCATGCGCGACCAGCTGGAACACCTCGTCGAACAGTCCCAGCTCCCGCACGTCACCGTGCAGGTGATCCCCTTCGACATGGGCGCGCACCCGGGACTCAACGGGCAGTACGCGATCCTGGAGTTCCCCGACGCGGCCGACTCCAGCGTGGTCTACATCGAGGGCGTCACCAGCGACCTGTATCTGGAGAAGGCGAACGACGTCCAGAAATACAGCGTGATGTACGAGCATCTGCGGGCACAGGCCCTGAACGTGGAGCAGTCGCGACAGTTCATCGCGGACATCGCCAAGGAGTACGCGCGCTGACGCGCACCCCGGAGAACGGGCCCCCGGCGGGAAAGTGCCGCACAGTACACCCTCACCGCTCCTGGGCGGAAGACTCCACTGGTATATGCCACCCGGTCGAGTGAACGGCCACTTCGCCCGGCGATGTTGGCGAGTAGCGTCGATCACGCCATCGAGCAACAACGTTGGCGCAAACCGCACGGCGAGTTCCGTAGCGAACCCGCCGTGCGGTGACAGCAACTCTCAACAACTGGCTATCCGGAGCGAACATGGCAATCCAGCAAGGCGCCACGGACACGTGGACCAAGTCCTCCTACTCCACCGGCAACGGCGCATGTGTCGAGGTCAAGTCCCCGGTTCTCGCGGCGATGGCCGTACGGGACTCCAAGGTCCCCACGGGCCCCACGCTGGCGTTCCCCGCGAACTCGTGGAACGCCTTCGTGGCCGAGGTCAGCCGGGGGGCTTTCGACCTCGCCTGATGCGTCGACACTTGCATCCACCACCACAACTGCACCGACCAACCGCATACGCACCACCGAAATAGCCCTCTCGACTGGCCCGCCGTCCTGGCCGAGGGGGCTATCCCCTTTTTTGTGGCTCGGTTCACCTCCGGGGCGCAGAAGCCGGTGTCGACGCGCCCCTTCGGCTCACTCGCCATAGGGCGCCGCCCGTTCACCTCAGGCGATCCACGTACCTGTCCGTCCCGGGCACCGTCGGAATGAAGGGGGCCACCAGCTCCACCTTCCCCAAGCCGCCTTCCGCCACCGCCTCCTCCAGTCCGCAGAAGTGGTCCTCCCAGCACTCCCTCGGGTCCGTCTCCAGGAACCACAGGAGGGTCAGCCGGGTGTCGACGCCCTCGACCTGCTTCACGTACGTCATGCGGTCGCCGGGGAGTGGGGTGGGGCGGAAGACGGTCACCATCGCGGCCGGGGAGCCCGCCAGGCGCCGGGGGAGGTGGCGGGCGCGCAGCCACTCCAGGAGTTCCGCGCGCCGGTCGGCGGAGTCGGCGTCGACGACCTGGAGGACGAGGCCCGCGTAGGGGTGGTCCAGGGCGTGGAAGTCGCGGGGGCCGCCGGCGCCGTCGCGGTACACCGTGGCCGCGTGGTCCTGGAAGGCCGTGAAGACATGTGTCCGGTCCTGGTACACGCGGCCGTCGCGATTCAGCCGTTTGTTGATGCCGACGGTCCACCTCATGTGGTCGTCGTAGCGGCCCTCGGTGACCCAGTACGTCGAGAGGTAGCAGCCGGCGGTGACCGGCTGGGCGACCGCCGACTTCTCCGGGTACCGCAGGAGTTGGAGATCGCGGGTGGCGACCCAGCGGCGGCCCGCGTACATCCAGGGCATGGCCATCGCGCCGGCGTAGTAGTGGTCGTCCTCGTACCAGCGGTTGTACGCGTACTCGTGGCCCGGGTGCGGCTCGACCATGGTGATCAGGGCGTGGCCCGGGTGGACGCCGTACGGGCCGAGGGCGGCCAGTTCCGCGTACACCTCGCTACGGGTCTCCTCCGACATGACGATCCCCTTCCTCGCTCTTCCTTCCTCCGCCGGACGCCCATACTCTGACGCCCCGTCAGACAATGCGCCATAGTCACGTCAACCTACGGCGAGTGAGCCGAAGGGGCGCGCCGGTGCCGAGAGCGCGAGCGCGCGGAGGCCCCGACGAAGGAGGGGTCGAGCACGGTCGCGCTCTCGACACCGGCTTCTGCGCCCCGGAGGCGAACCGAGCCACAAGAAAAGGGGAGGCTTCCGATGTCACTGCTCGCGGGGAAGACGGTCGTCGTCTCGGGGGTCGGGGCCGGACTCGGCCATCAGGTCGCGGCGGCCGTCGTACGGGACGGGGGCAACGCGGTGCTGGGGGCGCGTACGGAGGCCAATCTCGCCTCGTCCGCGGCCGAGCTCGACCCGGACGGCGCGCACACGGCCTACCGGGCCACGGACATCACGGACGAGAAGCAGTGCGAGGCGCTCGCGGAGCTCGCGACGGAGCGGTTCGGGCGGATCGACGCGGTGGTGCACGTGGCTGCCTGGGACAGCTACTTCGGCGGCCTGGAGGACGCGGATTTCGCCACCTGGCAGTCGGTCATCGACGTGAATCTGCTGGGCACCCTGCGGATGACCCGGGCCTGCCTGCCCGCGCTGAAGGTGTGCGGCGGCTCGGTCGTCATCATCGGGACGCAGTCGTCGGTGGCCGCGCCGAGCCAGGTGCGGCAGGCGGCGTACGCGGCGTCCAAGGGCGCGCTGACGAGCGCGATGTACTCGCTGGCGAGGGAGCTGGGCCCGCATCGCGTCCGTGTGAACACCGTGCTGCCGGGGTGGATGTGGGGACCGCCCGTCGAGGCGTACGTCCAGTTCACGGCGCACACCGAGGGCGTACCGGAGGCGGACGTCCTGCGGCGGCTCACCGAGCGGATGGCGCTGCCCGAACTGGCCACGGACGGGGACGTGGCGGACGCCGCGGTGTTCCTGGCGTCCGACCGGGCGCGGGCGATCACGGGGCAGTCGCTGCTCGTGAACGCCGGCGAACTCATGCGCTAGGCGAACTCATGCGCCAGCGGAAGCGATGGTGGATTCCAGTCGGCCGTCCCCTCCCAGCCGTGCGGGACCCGCATCCCGTACGCCTGATCGACTTGTCGGTGTGAACCTGCCTGTGTGGTCTGACGAAGTGCCCGCTCATGGTGTGGTCCACGTCACGAGCACGACAACAGCCGTACGGGTAAAGTGGAGGCAAAATCGTTCTGCTTTCTGATCTGCGTTCACATCTGTGACCGGGAAAGGTCTTGACCGCCCCCCCCGAACGGCGGTTCAATCCCCAAAGTCCCCGCTCCCGCACGGGGGCGCCGCCCTCCCCCAAGCTCTCGGCTTCGCTCGAGCAGGGGGACCCCATGCGTACTGGCGAAGTGCCGTCCGGTATCTGCAGGTTCACAAGGCGGACCCCTGGAGGGGGCACATGAACGGCTTCGACTGGGCCGTCCTGGTCGCGTACTTCGGCGTCATGACCGCGATCGGTGTCTGGTCCCACAAACGTGTGGACGACGTCAGCGACTTCTTCACCGCGGGCGGCAAGATGCCCTGGTGGCTGTCCGGCATCTCGCACCACATGTCGGGCTACAGCGCGGTGATGTTCACCGGGTACGCCGGTATCGCGTACACCTATGGCATCACCTCGTACGTCACCTGGGCACTGCCCATCGCCATCGGCGTGCTGCTCGGCGCGAAACTGTTCGCGCCCCGGCTCAACCGGCTGCGCTCCCGGCTGCACGTGGCCTCACCGCTCGAATACCTCAAGGACCGCTACAACGTGCCGACGCAGCAGGCGCTCGCCTGGTCGGGCATCCTGCTGAAGATCGTGGACGTCGGTGCGAAGTGGGCGGCGATCGCGACCCTGCTGAGCGTCTTCACCGGGGTCACGCTCACCCAGGGCATCCTCATCACCGGTGGCATCACGGCCGTGTACTGCACGATCGGCGGTCTGTGGGCGGACGCGCTGACGGAACTGGGTCAGTTCGTGATCCAGTTGCTGGCGGGACTCTCGATGCTGATCATCGTGCTGAACAAGATCTCCGACCAGGGTGGCCTGTCCAAGGCCCTCGATTCGCCCAAGCTGCACGGTCACGCGAACGGATTCGCGGGCCCGTATCTGACGGTGTTCTTCATCGCGTACCTGTTCATCAAGCTGTTCGAGTACAACGGCGGGATGTGGAACCAGGCCCAGCGCTACATGGCGACGGGCAGCGCCAAGCAGGCCACGAAGTCGGCCTTCCTGTCCGCCGGGCTCTGGTTCGTGTGGCCGGTGATCCTGTTCATCCCGATGTGGCTGTCGCCGCTCCTCGTCACGGCGAAGAAGCCGGACGGCTCGGACGCGTACGGTCTGATGACCGAACAGCTCCTCCCCCACGGGCTGCTGGGTCTGGTCGTGGTCGGCTTCTTCTCGCACACGATGGCCATGTGCTCGTCGGACGCGAACGCGATCGCCGCGGTCTTCACCCGGGACGTGGTCCCGGTGCTCTCCAAGGCCGCGCGTGCCTGGGACACCCGGACCGGCCTCATCGCGGGGCGGATCACGACCGTCGCCTTCCTCGGGTTCTCGATGGCGGTGGCGACGCAGGTCAACTCCCCCACCTTCAAGGACATCATCAC
This portion of the Streptomyces mirabilis genome encodes:
- a CDS encoding GOLPH3/VPS74 family protein, giving the protein MGRSRRTLPEELLLLALDPTTGTTAQPQSLDLGLAGAQLVELALAGRIAPDGDRIAVVQPRPTGDPTLDCALELLRRRGAPVRAVNWIGGPRLGLRQTYLSHLERCGMVHAVAGQMCGVLPTTRYQATDTEISREIKSRLDSAIRTGVPPDPRTAALAALAHAVGLGKHLYPGNEGRSSRSRLRDLIRHDPMGGLVAHAVMDVQNGVGAQPRRNPAPAGRPATAGVRSAPEPARGVPMQPRHGSMARAVVH
- a CDS encoding helix-turn-helix domain-containing protein, with the protein product MASSVNPTVRRRRLGQELRRLRELKGMTAEEVAERLLVSQSKISRLENGRRSISQRDVRDLCGVYEVEDHRIVDSLMQMAKDSRQQGWWHSFGDIPYSVYIGLETDAASLRVYDPQVVPGLLQTRPYAEALIAGALPETASADIDKRVQVRLRRQERISAPENPLRLWTVLDEAALRRVVGNRSLMRDQLEHLVEQSQLPHVTVQVIPFDMGAHPGLNGQYAILEFPDAADSSVVYIEGVTSDLYLEKANDVQKYSVMYEHLRAQALNVEQSRQFIADIAKEYAR
- a CDS encoding DUF397 domain-containing protein, whose protein sequence is MAIQQGATDTWTKSSYSTGNGACVEVKSPVLAAMAVRDSKVPTGPTLAFPANSWNAFVAEVSRGAFDLA
- a CDS encoding SDR family oxidoreductase; this translates as MSLLAGKTVVVSGVGAGLGHQVAAAVVRDGGNAVLGARTEANLASSAAELDPDGAHTAYRATDITDEKQCEALAELATERFGRIDAVVHVAAWDSYFGGLEDADFATWQSVIDVNLLGTLRMTRACLPALKVCGGSVVIIGTQSSVAAPSQVRQAAYAASKGALTSAMYSLARELGPHRVRVNTVLPGWMWGPPVEAYVQFTAHTEGVPEADVLRRLTERMALPELATDGDVADAAVFLASDRARAITGQSLLVNAGELMR
- a CDS encoding sodium:solute symporter family protein encodes the protein MNGFDWAVLVAYFGVMTAIGVWSHKRVDDVSDFFTAGGKMPWWLSGISHHMSGYSAVMFTGYAGIAYTYGITSYVTWALPIAIGVLLGAKLFAPRLNRLRSRLHVASPLEYLKDRYNVPTQQALAWSGILLKIVDVGAKWAAIATLLSVFTGVTLTQGILITGGITAVYCTIGGLWADALTELGQFVIQLLAGLSMLIIVLNKISDQGGLSKALDSPKLHGHANGFAGPYLTVFFIAYLFIKLFEYNGGMWNQAQRYMATGSAKQATKSAFLSAGLWFVWPVILFIPMWLSPLLVTAKKPDGSDAYGLMTEQLLPHGLLGLVVVGFFSHTMAMCSSDANAIAAVFTRDVVPVLSKAARAWDTRTGLIAGRITTVAFLGFSMAVATQVNSPTFKDIITVVIKWVAGLMGPIAIPFILGLLRPFRKSGPTAALTSWACGLLAFFFVNYNLDFSQRTDVKLEYQVSVPMVISLVLYILIGFLKPEDTPERDAIIEKINTDDDGDGAAAAAVPAPAEAADGAGTASPSGV